In Phyllobacterium zundukense, one DNA window encodes the following:
- the aspS gene encoding aspartate--tRNA ligase, which translates to MHRYRSHTCAALRKSDVGSTVRLSGWVHRVRDHGGILFIDIRDHYGLTQIVASPDSPAFKLAETLRGEWVIRVDGEVKARTDDTVNPNMPTGEIEVFAREIEVLSAAKELPLPVFGELDYPEDIRLKYRFLDLRRDTLHKNIMSRTKIIAAMRRRMSDIGFTEFSTPILTASSPEGARDFLVPSRIHPGKFYALPQAPQQYKQLIMMSGFDRYFQIAPCFRDEDPRADRLPGEFYQLDIEMSFVEQNDVLSTMEPVLRGVFEEFADGKPVTQEFPRIAYDDAMRKYGSDKPDLRNPIEMQAVTEHFAGSGFKVFANMIANDPKVEVWAIPAKTGGSRAFCDRMNSWAQGEGQPGLGYIFWRKEGENLEGAGPLAKNIGPERTEALRIQLGLDEGDAVFFVAGDPKKFVSFAGAARTRAGEELNLVDRDQFKLCWIVDFPFFEWLEDEKKIDFAHNPFSMPQGGMDALENQDPLTIKAFQYDMVCNGFEIASGGIRNHLPETMVKAFEAVGHSRETVEEDFGALYRAFQYGAPPHGGMAAGIDRIVMLLVGAKNLREITMFPMNQQAHDLLMNAPSEVSQAQLRDLNIRLNPVKKEV; encoded by the coding sequence ATGCACCGTTACCGCAGCCATACCTGCGCCGCCTTGCGTAAATCGGACGTTGGTTCGACAGTTCGTCTTTCCGGCTGGGTTCACCGCGTCCGCGACCATGGCGGCATTCTCTTTATCGATATCCGCGACCATTATGGTCTGACGCAGATCGTCGCCAGCCCGGATTCCCCCGCATTCAAACTGGCGGAAACCCTGCGCGGTGAATGGGTTATCCGTGTTGACGGTGAGGTCAAGGCCCGCACTGACGATACGGTCAACCCCAATATGCCGACTGGCGAAATCGAAGTCTTTGCCCGCGAGATCGAAGTATTGTCCGCTGCCAAGGAACTGCCTTTGCCGGTGTTCGGCGAGCTCGACTATCCGGAAGACATCCGCCTGAAATACCGCTTCCTCGATCTGCGGCGCGATACACTGCACAAGAACATCATGTCGCGCACCAAGATCATTGCCGCGATGCGCCGCCGCATGAGCGATATCGGTTTCACCGAGTTCTCGACGCCCATTCTTACCGCGTCGTCGCCCGAAGGTGCGCGCGACTTCCTCGTGCCAAGCCGCATCCACCCCGGCAAGTTCTACGCGCTGCCGCAGGCACCGCAGCAGTACAAGCAGCTGATCATGATGTCCGGCTTCGACCGATATTTCCAGATCGCGCCGTGCTTCCGCGATGAGGACCCGCGTGCTGATCGTCTGCCGGGCGAATTCTACCAGCTCGATATCGAAATGAGCTTCGTCGAGCAGAATGACGTTCTGTCGACGATGGAACCGGTTCTGCGTGGCGTTTTCGAGGAATTCGCCGACGGCAAGCCGGTCACGCAGGAATTCCCGCGCATCGCCTATGACGACGCCATGCGCAAATATGGTTCGGACAAGCCCGATCTGCGCAACCCGATCGAGATGCAGGCTGTGACCGAGCATTTTGCCGGGTCGGGCTTCAAGGTTTTCGCCAACATGATCGCCAACGATCCGAAGGTGGAAGTCTGGGCGATCCCGGCCAAGACCGGCGGCTCGCGCGCCTTCTGCGACCGCATGAATTCCTGGGCGCAGGGCGAAGGCCAGCCGGGCCTCGGCTATATTTTCTGGCGCAAGGAAGGTGAAAACCTTGAAGGGGCAGGGCCTCTTGCCAAGAACATCGGTCCGGAACGCACGGAAGCGCTGCGCATCCAGCTCGGCCTCGACGAGGGTGACGCCGTTTTCTTCGTTGCTGGTGATCCGAAGAAGTTCGTGTCCTTTGCGGGTGCTGCCCGTACGCGCGCCGGCGAAGAATTGAACCTCGTTGACCGCGATCAGTTCAAGCTGTGCTGGATCGTCGATTTCCCGTTCTTCGAATGGCTCGAAGACGAAAAGAAGATCGATTTTGCCCACAATCCGTTCTCCATGCCGCAGGGTGGCATGGATGCGCTGGAAAACCAGGACCCACTGACCATCAAGGCGTTCCAGTACGATATGGTCTGTAACGGCTTCGAGATTGCCTCGGGCGGTATCCGCAACCATCTGCCGGAAACCATGGTCAAGGCGTTCGAGGCTGTCGGCCACTCGCGGGAAACCGTGGAAGAGGACTTCGGTGCCCTCTACCGAGCATTCCAGTATGGCGCGCCGCCGCATGGCGGCATGGCGGCCGGTATCGATCGTATCGTGATGCTGCTGGTTGGCGCGAAGAACCTGCGCGAAATCACCATGTTCCCGATGAACCAGCAGGCTCATGATCTCTTGATGAACGCGCCGTCGGAAGTATCGCAGGCTCAATTGCGCGATCTGAACATTCGGCTCAATCCGGTGAAGAAAGAGGTTTAA
- a CDS encoding serine hydrolase domain-containing protein — MKNSLLTIDRRAFLLTSVAGAAYALAPQRALSQSVPAASFDPAAASDIVQLASLLPALHTMIVSRQGTVQIERTFRGPPADRPVNVKSVSKTIIATLVGIAIDRKIFDGLDQPIAPLLQDRIPRNADPRLQRVTIGNLLSMQSGLDRTSGQNYGRWVESNDWVRYALSREFVDEPGGRMLYSTGNSHLLSALLTAKTRRSTLQNARDWLGKPLDISIPPWPRDPQGIYFGGNDMLLSPRAMQAFGEMFLNSGQSDGRQIVPKAWITESWKPRTSSPFTGDSYGLGWFVSSARRRPTNLLRLGLWRADDLCGAPRFSCCCHDIGSRRAFRTLRLCAPAA; from the coding sequence ATGAAAAACAGTCTTTTGACGATCGATCGCCGCGCATTCCTGCTGACCTCCGTTGCCGGCGCAGCTTATGCCCTCGCGCCACAACGGGCCCTGTCACAGTCAGTCCCGGCTGCGTCGTTCGATCCGGCTGCAGCCAGCGATATTGTGCAGCTGGCATCGCTGCTCCCCGCCTTGCATACCATGATCGTTTCCCGGCAAGGGACGGTCCAGATCGAGCGTACTTTTCGCGGGCCGCCTGCCGACCGTCCCGTCAATGTGAAGTCTGTGTCCAAGACGATCATTGCAACTCTGGTCGGCATCGCCATCGATCGCAAGATTTTCGATGGACTCGATCAGCCGATTGCGCCGCTTCTGCAGGACAGGATCCCACGCAATGCTGATCCGCGATTGCAGCGCGTGACCATTGGCAACCTTCTGTCGATGCAGTCTGGTCTCGATCGAACCTCGGGACAAAACTATGGGCGCTGGGTCGAAAGCAATGACTGGGTGCGCTATGCGCTATCGCGTGAGTTTGTCGACGAGCCGGGCGGCAGGATGCTCTATTCGACCGGTAACTCTCACCTTCTATCCGCATTGTTGACCGCCAAAACCAGACGGTCGACGCTTCAGAACGCACGGGATTGGTTGGGAAAACCCCTCGACATCAGCATTCCTCCTTGGCCACGTGATCCACAGGGCATCTATTTTGGTGGCAACGACATGTTGCTGTCGCCCCGCGCAATGCAGGCTTTCGGTGAAATGTTCCTGAATTCGGGTCAAAGCGATGGTAGGCAGATCGTGCCGAAGGCCTGGATCACGGAATCCTGGAAGCCGAGGACCAGCTCGCCGTTTACCGGCGATTCCTATGGTCTCGGATGGTTCGTTTCCAGCGCCCGCCGACGGCCAACCAATTTATTACGCCTGGGGCTATGGCGGGCAGATGATCTATGTGGTGCCCCACGCTTCTCTTGTTGTTGTCATGACATCGGATCCCGGCGCGCCTTCCGGACGCTCCGGTTATGTGCGCCAGCTGCATGA
- a CDS encoding zinc-finger domain-containing protein, producing MAGHSIPHFQNSAGHATINIGVKEFMCVGANPPFDHPHVFLDLGDDNEKVCPYCSTLYRYDASLAADTTVPEGCAYVDEAA from the coding sequence ATGGCTGGACACAGCATCCCTCATTTCCAGAACAGCGCTGGTCATGCAACGATCAATATCGGTGTAAAGGAATTCATGTGTGTCGGCGCAAATCCACCCTTCGACCATCCCCATGTGTTCCTCGATCTGGGCGATGATAACGAGAAGGTCTGCCCCTATTGCTCGACGCTCTATCGCTATGATGCTTCCCTTGCTGCCGATACAACCGTTCCGGAAGGCTGCGCCTATGTGGACGAGGCCGCTTGA
- the ppx gene encoding exopolyphosphatase — protein sequence MISAAQGRVQGRQPAAVIDIGSNSVRLVVYEGVNRSPTVLFNEKILCGLGKGLVKTKKLNAKAVQSALRALRRFRALADQAGAVSLDVLATAAAREAENGSQFIKEAEALLKEPIKVLSGREEAYYSALGIISGFHDPDGIAGDLGGGSLELVDVKGRKIGDGITLPLGGLRLQDMSDGDLTEAVSIAKKHLSSAKLLANGRGRTFYAVGGTWRNLAKLHMSATHYPLHVMHHYEIPFDEAQRFLKLVAAGDLDYMRGIEDVSKNRRALLSYGAIALLETIRLMRPSNVVFSALGVREGFLYSLLPEREQLEDPLISAADELAVLRARSPAYARELADWTGEAFAALGYDETEDEKRYRRAACLVADISWRAHPDYRGSQALNMISNAAFVGIDHPGRAYIALANFFRHEGITNSVADPELSAIASPRLLEYSRILAAVMRITYPFSASMAGVVPSLSWKPTSDGIDLVVNKTKADLIGDVPEGRLQQLARLTGKTLRMTVGQ from the coding sequence ATGATCTCGGCTGCACAAGGACGCGTACAGGGACGTCAACCGGCTGCTGTAATTGATATCGGTTCGAACTCTGTACGTTTGGTGGTTTATGAAGGCGTGAACCGGTCACCGACGGTTCTTTTCAATGAGAAGATTCTGTGCGGCCTCGGCAAGGGGCTGGTAAAGACCAAAAAGCTGAATGCGAAGGCGGTGCAGAGTGCGCTTCGCGCCCTGCGCCGTTTCCGTGCGCTGGCCGATCAGGCTGGGGCGGTTTCGCTCGATGTGCTGGCGACAGCCGCTGCGCGCGAGGCGGAAAACGGCTCGCAATTCATCAAGGAAGCCGAGGCACTGCTCAAGGAGCCGATCAAGGTCCTGTCGGGCAGGGAGGAAGCCTATTATTCGGCGCTCGGCATTATTTCCGGCTTTCACGATCCCGATGGCATCGCCGGCGACCTTGGTGGCGGCAGTCTCGAACTGGTCGATGTGAAGGGCCGCAAGATCGGCGACGGCATCACGCTGCCTTTGGGCGGCCTGCGCCTGCAGGATATGTCGGATGGCGATCTGACCGAAGCGGTGAGTATCGCCAAGAAACATTTGTCGTCGGCAAAGCTTCTAGCCAATGGCAGGGGCAGGACTTTCTATGCGGTTGGCGGCACCTGGCGAAATCTCGCCAAGCTGCATATGAGCGCGACGCACTACCCGCTCCATGTCATGCACCACTACGAAATCCCCTTCGACGAAGCCCAGCGCTTCCTGAAGCTCGTTGCCGCCGGTGATCTCGATTATATGCGCGGCATTGAGGATGTCTCGAAAAACCGCCGTGCGCTCTTGTCCTATGGTGCTATCGCGCTCCTTGAAACCATCAGGCTGATGCGACCCTCGAACGTCGTATTTTCGGCGCTTGGCGTGCGTGAAGGCTTTCTCTACTCACTCCTGCCGGAACGCGAACAGCTGGAAGATCCGCTGATCTCGGCAGCCGACGAGCTGGCCGTGCTTCGTGCCCGCTCTCCGGCCTATGCGCGCGAGCTGGCCGATTGGACAGGCGAAGCTTTTGCAGCGCTGGGCTATGATGAAACCGAGGATGAAAAGCGTTATCGCCGTGCAGCCTGTCTTGTGGCCGATATCAGTTGGCGCGCCCACCCGGATTATCGCGGTTCCCAGGCGCTGAATATGATCTCCAACGCCGCCTTTGTCGGCATCGATCATCCTGGCCGCGCCTATATCGCGCTCGCCAATTTCTTCCGGCACGAAGGCATTACCAATAGCGTGGCCGATCCCGAACTTTCGGCCATCGCCAGTCCGCGATTGCTCGAATATTCCAGGATCCTGGCGGCGGTTATGCGCATCACCTATCCGTTCTCTGCCTCAATGGCCGGGGTTGTTCCCAGCCTCTCCTGGAAGCCAACTTCGGACGGCATCGATCTGGTCGTCAACAAGACGAAGGCCGATCTGATCGGCGACGTTCCCGAAGGCCGTCTGCAGCAGCTGGCAAGGCTGACGGGCAAGACTTTAAGAATGACTGTCGGCCAATAG
- a CDS encoding autotransporter-associated beta strand repeat-containing protein: MAEKLHPSTGGFTVLSQYIAEFLKDPSKLGPSSTLITNSQGLAEIATTYGNDVITNAEENKIAPAASSTPVTSDGAITLNLDKPVATVQTPKPGTVVVYEDGKYTFDKKISGNVSLVKTGLGGLILSGDNDYTGDTHIAQGQLAVRGSVQNLTVDKDSAIVQTQADGGWNVRGDATFIPGSQLQIIAKPDGTLNPLKINGKLAITGSTLFHIHAADETIPTREGQIALFTQDHTIIRASKGWRLFNSAVVNEARISGPFLVMPINSKPYLRTLAYAYPSDGSLVITMKKNN, encoded by the coding sequence TTGGCTGAAAAACTTCACCCCTCAACAGGTGGCTTCACGGTTCTGTCTCAATATATAGCCGAGTTCTTGAAAGACCCGTCAAAACTCGGACCATCAAGCACGCTGATCACCAATAGCCAGGGTCTGGCTGAAATTGCCACGACATATGGCAATGACGTGATTACCAATGCGGAGGAGAACAAGATCGCCCCCGCGGCTAGCAGCACACCCGTAACTTCTGATGGAGCGATCACACTTAACCTGGATAAGCCAGTCGCAACCGTGCAGACCCCGAAACCGGGTACTGTCGTTGTTTATGAAGATGGAAAGTATACTTTTGATAAGAAAATTTCCGGCAATGTCTCACTCGTCAAAACCGGGCTGGGCGGACTGATTTTGAGTGGAGACAATGACTATACGGGCGACACTCATATCGCCCAAGGTCAGCTTGCTGTCAGGGGTTCCGTCCAGAATCTCACCGTCGATAAAGACAGTGCGATTGTACAAACTCAGGCAGATGGCGGATGGAATGTGCGGGGGGACGCGACTTTCATCCCTGGCAGCCAGCTCCAAATAATAGCCAAACCAGACGGCACATTGAATCCGCTGAAAATTAACGGCAAGCTCGCAATTACCGGATCCACTTTGTTCCATATTCACGCCGCAGATGAAACCATTCCCACACGGGAGGGGCAGATCGCTCTTTTCACTCAAGATCATACAATTATAAGGGCATCAAAAGGCTGGCGTCTTTTCAATTCTGCCGTCGTTAATGAGGCGAGAATAAGTGGTCCCTTCCTCGTGATGCCTATCAACTCCAAACCCTACCTGAGAACCCTGGCTTATGCTTATCCTTCGGATGGAAGCCTCGTCATTACTATGAAAAAGAATAATTAA
- the rnd gene encoding ribonuclease D, with protein MTMITTTDQLEQAVAALSQSDFVTVDTEFIRETTFWPELCVIQLASPDHTAIVDALAPGLDLAAFFKLMADEKIVKVFHAARQDIEIIFHLGNLIPHPVFDTQVAAMVCGFGDAIAYDQLVQRVVGAQIDKSSRFTDWRRRPLSEKQLDYALADVTHLRDIYLHLKASLEEEGRTDWVLDEMKILTARETYDMHPDDAWKRLKMRLRKPVELAVLRSVAAWREREARERNVPRGRVLKDDAIYEIAQQQPRDAEAMSRLRTIPKGWERSSMATGLLNAVNLALDLPKEDMPRLPKSVQSPEGAGAAAELLKVLLRLVTEEHGVAAKVVATSDEIDRIAAEGDVEDIPALQGWRREVFGEKALQLINGALCLKFENKKIRAVAWPAE; from the coding sequence ATGACCATGATTACAACCACAGATCAGCTTGAACAGGCTGTTGCCGCCCTTTCGCAATCCGATTTCGTGACCGTCGATACGGAATTCATCCGGGAGACCACGTTCTGGCCGGAGCTCTGCGTCATCCAATTGGCCTCTCCGGATCACACGGCGATTGTCGATGCGCTGGCGCCTGGCCTTGATCTTGCAGCGTTTTTCAAGCTGATGGCCGATGAAAAGATCGTCAAGGTGTTCCATGCCGCCCGCCAAGACATCGAAATCATCTTCCATCTCGGCAATTTGATCCCGCATCCGGTATTCGACACACAGGTTGCAGCGATGGTTTGCGGTTTTGGCGATGCAATCGCCTACGACCAGCTGGTGCAGCGGGTGGTTGGAGCGCAGATCGACAAATCCTCGCGTTTTACCGACTGGCGCCGCCGCCCCCTCTCCGAGAAGCAGCTGGACTACGCGCTGGCGGACGTGACCCATTTGCGCGACATCTATCTCCACCTGAAAGCCAGTCTTGAAGAGGAAGGCCGGACGGACTGGGTTCTCGACGAGATGAAGATCCTCACCGCCCGGGAGACCTATGACATGCACCCGGACGATGCGTGGAAGCGGCTGAAGATGCGCCTGCGCAAGCCGGTTGAACTTGCCGTATTGCGCAGCGTTGCCGCCTGGCGGGAACGGGAAGCGCGCGAACGCAATGTGCCGCGCGGCCGTGTCCTGAAGGACGACGCGATCTACGAGATCGCACAGCAGCAGCCGCGCGATGCGGAAGCCATGTCGCGTTTGCGAACGATTCCAAAGGGTTGGGAGCGCTCCAGCATGGCAACCGGTCTGCTCAATGCCGTCAATCTGGCACTCGACCTGCCCAAGGAGGACATGCCGCGCCTGCCGAAATCCGTACAGTCGCCCGAAGGCGCAGGCGCTGCGGCGGAACTGCTGAAAGTGCTGTTGCGGCTGGTCACCGAGGAGCACGGCGTTGCCGCCAAGGTGGTCGCGACCTCCGACGAAATCGACAGAATCGCGGCGGAAGGCGATGTGGAGGACATTCCGGCGCTGCAGGGCTGGCGGCGCGAGGTCTTCGGCGAAAAGGCGCTGCAGCTCATCAATGGCGCACTTTGCCTCAAATTCGAAAACAAGAAAATCCGCGCAGTAGCTTGGCCCGCTGAATAA
- the parC gene encoding DNA topoisomerase IV subunit A, giving the protein MGKSLIPPDNGDDNVEPVDLKAALEERYLAYALSTIMHRALPDVRDGLKPVHRRIMHAMRLLRLSPDQSYAKCARIVGEVMGKFHPHGDQSIYDALVRLSQDFAVRYPVVDGQGNFGNIDGDNPAAMRYTEARMTDVAMLLLEGITEDAVDFRPTYNEEDEEPIVLPGAFPNLLANGSSGIAVGMATSIPPHNVSELCAAALHLIKHPDATVEELMSQVEDEDPLKTKVRGPDFPTGGIMVETPDAILDAYKTGRGGFRLRARWHVEDQGRGTWNIIVTEIPYQVQKSRLIEKIAELLIAKKLPLLDDVRDESTEDVRLVLEPKSRSVNPDILMESLFKLTELETRFPLNMNVLSAGKVPNVLSLRDVLKQWLEHRKDVLIRRSRHRLGEIERRLEILGGMLIAYLNIDEVIRIIREEDEPKQEMIRRFELTDNQAEAILNMRLRSLRKLEEFEIRKEFEGLTSEKHEIEQLLGSEPKQWQTISWQISEMQKKYAPDTLLGKRRTTFADPPQHDLTDIHHAMIEKEPVTVVVSEKGWLRAMKGHLADFSALTFKEGDKLKLAFHAETTDRILVLTTGGKFYTIGANSLPGGRGHGEPIRIIVDMENDQDIVTAFVHNPERKLLLSSHVGNGFIVPEADVIANTRKGKQVMNVKAPDEARHCIPVNGDSVAIIGENRKMLVFPLTEVPELGRGKGVRLQRYKDGGVSDIRIFAMEQGLTWQDASGRSFTRGKLELLEWVGPRATAGRMVPKGFPRSGKFS; this is encoded by the coding sequence ATGGGAAAAAGCCTGATTCCGCCAGACAATGGCGATGATAATGTAGAACCGGTTGATCTGAAGGCGGCGCTGGAAGAGCGCTATCTTGCCTATGCGCTTTCAACGATCATGCACCGCGCCTTGCCGGACGTGCGCGACGGATTGAAGCCGGTACACCGCCGCATCATGCACGCCATGCGCCTGCTTCGGCTTTCGCCTGACCAATCCTATGCAAAATGCGCGCGTATCGTCGGTGAAGTGATGGGTAAATTCCATCCGCACGGAGACCAGTCGATCTATGATGCGCTGGTGCGCCTATCGCAGGATTTCGCCGTCCGCTATCCCGTCGTCGACGGGCAGGGGAACTTCGGCAATATCGATGGCGATAACCCGGCAGCGATGCGTTACACCGAAGCGCGGATGACCGATGTTGCCATGCTGCTTCTGGAAGGCATCACCGAGGATGCGGTTGATTTCCGGCCGACCTATAATGAGGAAGACGAAGAGCCGATCGTTCTTCCGGGTGCGTTTCCAAATCTTCTTGCCAACGGTTCGTCCGGCATTGCCGTCGGCATGGCGACATCTATCCCGCCGCACAATGTTTCGGAGCTCTGCGCCGCAGCCCTGCACCTGATCAAGCATCCCGATGCAACCGTCGAAGAGCTGATGTCGCAGGTCGAGGACGAGGATCCGCTGAAGACCAAGGTTCGCGGTCCGGATTTTCCGACGGGTGGCATCATGGTCGAAACTCCGGATGCTATTCTTGACGCCTACAAGACCGGTCGCGGTGGTTTTCGCCTGCGCGCACGCTGGCATGTTGAGGATCAGGGGCGCGGCACGTGGAATATCATCGTCACCGAAATTCCCTATCAGGTACAGAAATCCCGGCTGATCGAGAAGATCGCCGAGCTGTTGATCGCCAAGAAACTGCCGCTGCTCGACGATGTACGCGACGAATCCACCGAGGATGTGCGCCTCGTGCTGGAACCCAAGAGCCGCAGCGTCAATCCCGACATTCTCATGGAATCCCTGTTCAAGCTCACCGAGCTTGAGACGCGCTTCCCCTTGAACATGAATGTGCTTTCCGCCGGCAAGGTGCCGAATGTCCTGTCGTTGCGCGATGTTCTGAAGCAATGGTTGGAGCACCGCAAGGATGTGCTCATCCGGCGCTCGCGCCACCGTCTTGGCGAGATCGAACGCCGTCTCGAAATCCTCGGCGGCATGCTGATCGCCTATCTGAATATCGATGAGGTCATCCGCATCATTCGCGAGGAAGACGAGCCGAAACAGGAGATGATCCGCCGGTTCGAACTGACCGACAATCAGGCCGAAGCGATCCTCAACATGCGGCTGCGCTCCTTGCGCAAGCTCGAGGAATTCGAGATCCGCAAGGAATTCGAAGGCCTTACCTCAGAAAAGCACGAAATCGAGCAGCTCCTTGGATCCGAGCCCAAGCAATGGCAGACGATCTCCTGGCAGATTTCGGAAATGCAGAAGAAATATGCGCCGGATACGCTGCTCGGCAAACGCCGCACGACCTTTGCCGATCCGCCGCAGCACGATCTGACGGATATCCATCACGCCATGATCGAGAAAGAGCCGGTCACGGTCGTCGTATCGGAAAAAGGCTGGCTGCGGGCCATGAAGGGTCACCTGGCGGATTTCTCGGCGCTGACCTTCAAGGAAGGTGACAAGCTCAAGCTTGCCTTCCATGCGGAGACAACGGATCGCATTCTTGTTCTGACCACAGGCGGCAAGTTCTATACGATCGGCGCTAACAGTCTGCCGGGCGGACGCGGCCATGGCGAGCCGATCCGTATCATCGTCGACATGGAGAACGATCAGGATATCGTCACTGCTTTCGTGCATAATCCGGAACGCAAGCTGCTTCTGTCATCGCATGTCGGTAACGGCTTCATCGTGCCCGAGGCGGACGTCATCGCCAACACCCGCAAGGGCAAGCAGGTGATGAACGTCAAGGCGCCGGACGAGGCGCGCCATTGTATTCCGGTCAATGGTGACAGCGTTGCGATCATCGGCGAGAACCGCAAGATGCTGGTGTTTCCTCTCACCGAAGTACCTGAACTTGGCCGGGGCAAGGGCGTCCGCTTGCAGCGCTACAAGGATGGTGGCGTTTCCGACATTCGCATCTTTGCTATGGAGCAGGGCCTGACCTGGCAGGATGCATCGGGCCGCAGCTTTACCCGCGGCAAACTGGAACTGCTCGAATGGGTCGGTCCGCGAGCCACCGCAGGTCGCATGGTGCCGAAAGGATTCCCGCGTTCCGGCAAGTTTTCCTGA
- a CDS encoding DMT family transporter, with product MSAPAAPTPALAKEIALLAVLATLWGASYTFIKIGVETIPPITFIAARTLIAGGLLMAIIGMRGLSLPRDPDIWKRFLIQACINSVIPFTLIAWAELTVDAGLATILNSTTPIFAFLLTVLITRHEAVTTRKLFGVVAGVIGISLIIGLEAFNGLGKGLVSQLAIVVATISYACAAIFGRGFKGLDPMMPAAGSLICGAVLLIPVSLVVDQPWTLAPSAHSILALIGLSVFSTALAFVIYFRLIHTLGSVSTTSQAYLRVPIGVGIGVLFLGESLTSTAWLGLICVIAGVAAMTFPSRKKAAVTA from the coding sequence ATGTCCGCTCCCGCAGCACCAACACCGGCACTCGCCAAAGAAATCGCCCTTCTCGCCGTCCTCGCCACGCTGTGGGGTGCCTCTTATACGTTCATCAAGATCGGCGTCGAAACCATCCCGCCGATTACCTTCATCGCGGCACGGACCCTGATCGCCGGCGGGCTGCTTATGGCGATCATCGGAATGCGCGGACTGTCGCTGCCTAGGGACCCGGACATCTGGAAGCGGTTCCTGATTCAGGCCTGCATCAACAGCGTCATCCCGTTCACGCTGATTGCCTGGGCCGAGCTGACCGTCGACGCCGGGCTCGCGACCATTCTCAATTCGACGACGCCGATCTTCGCCTTCCTGCTGACGGTGCTGATCACGCGGCATGAAGCGGTAACAACGCGGAAACTTTTCGGCGTTGTCGCCGGGGTCATCGGCATCAGCCTGATCATCGGTCTTGAAGCGTTCAATGGCCTGGGCAAGGGACTGGTTTCGCAACTGGCGATTGTGGTCGCGACGATCTCCTATGCCTGCGCCGCGATTTTCGGGCGCGGCTTCAAGGGGCTCGATCCAATGATGCCAGCGGCGGGCTCGCTCATCTGTGGCGCGGTGCTGCTCATTCCGGTCAGCCTCGTCGTCGACCAGCCCTGGACGCTCGCGCCCTCTGCCCATTCGATCCTGGCTTTGATCGGCTTGTCGGTCTTTTCGACGGCCCTCGCCTTCGTGATCTATTTCCGGCTTATCCACACATTGGGTTCGGTCAGCACCACATCGCAAGCCTACCTGCGGGTACCGATCGGCGTCGGCATCGGCGTGCTCTTCCTTGGCGAGAGCCTGACATCGACAGCATGGCTCGGTCTGATCTGCGTGATCGCGGGCGTTGCAGCCATGACGTTTCCGTCCCGCAAGAAGGCAGCTGTCACGGCCTGA